In one bacterium genomic region, the following are encoded:
- a CDS encoding addiction module antidote protein, whose translation MSKTKTSRYDVAEHLRNPEEMAAYLEASLEEAHGDAAFIAKALGDIARAKGMTQVARDTGLSRESLYKALSGDRGPSFDTILKVMGALGLELHAGPAHA comes from the coding sequence ATGAGCAAAACGAAAACCAGCCGTTATGACGTAGCCGAACACCTCCGCAATCCCGAGGAAATGGCCGCTTATCTTGAAGCCAGTTTAGAGGAAGCCCATGGTGATGCCGCATTTATTGCCAAAGCGCTTGGTGACATTGCCCGCGCCAAAGGCATGACACAGGTGGCCCGGGATACGGGCCTCTCACGCGAAAGTTTGTACAAGGCATTATCGGGCGACCGTGGCCCTAGCTTCGACACTATTCTCAAAGTAATGGGTGCCCTGGGGTTGGAATTGCACGCAGGTCCGGCCCACGCGTGA
- a CDS encoding type II toxin-antitoxin system RelE/ParE family toxin, producing the protein MSRIEIRKTEVFTRWMDALRDIRARARILVRIERLATGNAGNAKPVGAGVSELRIDYGPGYRVYFKQQGHAVIILLAGGDKRTQPTDIKTALHLAQNL; encoded by the coding sequence ATGAGCAGAATTGAAATACGTAAAACAGAAGTTTTCACCCGTTGGATGGATGCCTTACGCGACATTCGTGCCAGAGCTCGCATCCTCGTAAGAATAGAGCGTCTGGCAACAGGAAATGCGGGAAATGCAAAACCAGTTGGGGCGGGCGTTTCTGAACTGAGAATTGATTATGGACCAGGTTATCGAGTTTACTTTAAACAACAGGGCCATGCTGTAATTATCCTTCTGGCTGGTGGAGACAAGCGAACACAACCTACAGACATTAAAACCGCATTGCATCTTGCACAGAATCTATAG